TTAGTTTTCCTTCGTGTTGCTGTAAGACACTATTAATGTGTTCTCTGAGCTTATCCTGGATATCCTGATGCTGACTTAGCTCATAGAGAGCATAGCTCATGGTTGAAGAGGATGTTTCAAAGCCAGCTAAGAAGAACACGAAGACTTGAGCAGCGAGTTCTCCAATATCCAGTCCCTTGACCACTTCGCCATTCTCTAATGTGTAACTTCCCTTCTTCTTAAGTTCAATCAACATCTCCATGAAATCGTTGCGCTTGATATTCTCCTTTTCCCTATAGGCGATTGTTTCGTTTACCAAGCCCATGAAGAACTCATGGACATCATCGGGTATCAAACGCATGTGCAGCTTATTCGCCAGTTCTGGAAAACTGAATGCGAAAGCTGTGAGTAAAGCACCATGACGGAGATCGGTGAACACCTTGCTTCCCATTTTACGGAAATCGGTGTCTGGGGTGCGAAGAGTGTTGCACTCAATGCCAAAGGCGCAGGTGCCAATGACGTCAGTGGTGAAGCGAGCCATCAGTTCTTTGATCTCGATAATAGCACCTCCAGATTTGGCTGGGACGTCTTCAAACATCACCTTAACGAACTCTTCGGATACTTTTATAACAGTGGGAAACATGAACTTCATTTTGCCAGAGGTAAACGTGGGTGAGAGTCTCTGTCGCATTTCTTTCCAGCGCTTGCCATCCAAGTTGAAGAGGTGACCAGTCAAAGGGTCATCGTGCGTGTTGTGGAACTGTCCGCGATCGGCAAAGTTGCTAAAATCCTTGATTAACACATTCTTCGCTAATTGTATATCCATGATGAGGACACTTCTCTTGAACAGAAAACTGAAACCCACAAAGGGATGACCCGCTTTTCGGAATTTGTTATAATATTCCTCGAAAATATCGTGAACGACGCGATTCTTGCGGAAGCCAATCATGTTGCCGTAGAATGGATGTGGAGGATCCTGAGGAATTCCTCGATTCAGCCAAAACGTTGTGTTGCTATATATAAGATATGCAACTAGCGCGGATATTGCGATcaccaaatatattaaaaagatcattttgaaatttcagACAGCTTCGTCTGAGGTTGCGGGTAGCACTGAGAGTTGTCGAGTACATTTCGCATTCAGCAAAGCTTTCGTTGCCATT
This is a stretch of genomic DNA from Drosophila albomicans strain 15112-1751.03 chromosome 3, ASM965048v2, whole genome shotgun sequence. It encodes these proteins:
- the LOC117572197 gene encoding cytochrome P450 6a2-like gives rise to the protein MIFLIYLVIAISALVAYLIYSNTTFWLNRGIPQDPPHPFYGNMIGFRKNRVVHDIFEEYYNKFRKAGHPFVGFSFLFKRSVLIMDIQLAKNVLIKDFSNFADRGQFHNTHDDPLTGHLFNLDGKRWKEMRQRLSPTFTSGKMKFMFPTVIKVSEEFVKVMFEDVPAKSGGAIIEIKELMARFTTDVIGTCAFGIECNTLRTPDTDFRKMGSKVFTDLRHGALLTAFAFSFPELANKLHMRLIPDDVHEFFMGLVNETIAYREKENIKRNDFMEMLIELKKKGSYTLENGEVVKGLDIGELAAQVFVFFLAGFETSSSTMSYALYELSQHQDIQDKLREHINSVLQQHEGKLTYESIKAMDYLDQVISETLRLYTIVPFLERKALKDYVVPGHPKHVIPKGITVYIPAAAYHRDEDLYPDPMKFDPERFSAEQVANRDSVEWLPFGDGPRNCVGMRFGQMQTRIGLAQLIKNFKFSVCDKTDIPLKYNPMSIVLGTIGGIYVKAERV